A stretch of DNA from Methylosinus sp. LW4:
CGAGACGCGACTCTGCTGCGCATCTTCATCGGCGAGGACGAGAAGTTCGAAGGGCGGCCGCTGCATGAGGCGATCGTGCGGACGGCGCGCGCGCTGCATCTCGCCGGCGCCACCGTGCTGCGCGGTCCTGCGGGATTCGGCCACAGCAGCCGGATGCGCACCACGAAGATTTTGAGCCTCTCGGAAGACCTTCCCATCGTCATAGAGATCGTCGACGAGGAGGAGAAGATCGACGCCTTTCTGCCGACGCTCGATGCGATGATGAGCGGCGGGCTGGTCACGCTCGAGAAAGTGCGCGTGATGCGCTATGGCGAGAAGATGTGACTCACGCCAGATCGGCGAGCTGTCCCCGCGCCGCCGAACGGATGAGGCGTTTCTCCGCCTCCCATCGCGTCGCTTCGTCGACGTTCGTCAGAAATTCGATTTTGCCGCCGGCGAGCGCGGCTATGGGGAGGCCGTCGCGATAGAGCAGGCGATTGCCGGTGAGCGCGGCGAGCTTCCCGCCCGGAGTCAGCACGCCGATGAGATTGAGCGGATCGGCCGCCGACAGCGACACATATCGCCCATCGGCGGGCCGGCGGCGAATCTCGCGCAGCAGGCCGACGGCGTCCGGCAGCGCATATTGCTCGCCGGAAAAGCCGGCGACGAAACGCCCGCCGCGAATTTCGCCGCGCGCCTCGAGCCGCCGATAGACGCGCAGGAGATCGCGCCAGGGCGGCAGCCAGCCGCCTTCGCGCGCCAAAAGGCGCCAGAAGACGACGCCATAGCGGCGCAGCAGCGCCTGCGCGATGTGCTCCACGCAAGCGTGACGCGCCTGTGAGCCCGGCGCCGCATAGGCGCGGCGAATGAGGGACCAGCGCCCGGCGCTCTCCATGCCGAAGGAGAGCACTTTGCCGCGCCGCCGCGCGCCGTCGAAAGGCTTGCGCTTCTCGGAAGGCACGAGCAGCGCGCGCAGCCCGCCGAAACTGTCCGAGGTGACGAGGCCGAGCGCGGCCAGCTCGCCCAGCGCCGTCTCCAGCTCGGAGCGCAGCAGGCGCGAGGCGTCGACCAGCTCCTCGAAGAACAGCGCCCCCTCGGCGCGCAGCGTCTCGAGCGCCAATTGCGCGCGGCCGCTCAGCGCCGGCGGCTCGGCGGGCGTCGCGATCGAGGTCCAATCGGCCAGCCTTCGCCGCTCCAAGAGAGCGATCGGCGAGCTTTTGATCGGCGAGACCATGCGGGCGCCCTTGGCGGCGGCGGGCGGCGTCAACCGCGCCCAGGCGATGCGGCCGGAGAGGCAGAGCGAATCGAGATATCCGGTCTCGTAATCGGAGAGGCGCGCGGGGAGGATTTCCGTCTCCCAGGCGCCCGCCGGCGCTTCATATCCCTCGAGGCCCGAGAGAGCGGCGGTCAGCGCCTCCGGCCCTTTCAGCCGCGCCTCCTCGGCGACATGCTGCCAATCGAAGAGGAAGCGCAGGAAGTCGCGCGCCGCAACGGGCTCGATCTCGGCGCGCAGGCGCTTGATCGTGTAATGGTGGATGCGCGCCAGCAGGCGGCGGTCGCACCATTGCTCGTCATTGGCGCCGGGCAGGAAACGCCCGCGCATGATCGTGCCTTCCGCTTCCAGCGCGACCAGCGCGGTCGTCAGACTCGTAGGCTCGAGGCCGAGCGCCGCGGCGAGCCCCGTCTGCGTGACCGGACCCAGCCCCTCGAGCCGACCGCGCAAGATTTCGATCAGCGCCTGCTCGGCCGACCACAGCGCCGGCGCCTCGCTCTCGGGCGGCGAAATTTTCGGCGCCAGCCGCGCCTTGGGCCAGAGCGCGTGAAATTGCGTCAGCCGCTCCGCCGCGACCCAGAAGCTCGCCGCCCCGGTCTCGAAACGCGTCGCGCGCTTTTGGCGAGCCAGCGCCTCGAGCCATGCGGCCCAGTCCGGCGCGGCGGCGACCTCCGCCTCGGTGAGGCAACCGATCCAAAGCAGCGCGTCATGCAGTTCCTCCGGGTCGATCGGCTCGGGCCAGGCCTCGGACTTCACGCGCTCGATCGCCTCCGCGTCCAGCCGGCCGAGATCGGAGGCGCTCTGCGGGTCCTGCCAGCGTCGCGCCATCACCGCCTGCGCGCGGCGCTCCTCGAGGGGGGCGTCGTCGAGGAAAGCGTAAGGCCGCGCGGAGAGCACCTCCAGCGCCAGCGGCGAAGGCTGGGTGAGATCGCAGGCGACGACGCGCACCTCGCCCGACTCCATGCGCCGCAGCAGCCGCTCCAGCCCGTCAATATCCATCGCCTCGTGCAGACAGTCCCAAATGGTCTGGTTGGTCAGCGGATGGTCGGGAACCTCGCGCTCGCCGGCGAGATTTTCGGCGCAGGCGATCTGATCGGGAAAGACGGCGGCGACCAAATCCTCCGCCTGCATGCGTAGAAATTGCGGCGGCGTCTTCTTGCCGCCCTGGAAGCGCGGCAGAGCGAGCGAGATTCCCGCCGTCCAGCGCCAGCGCGTCATGAACATGGGCGCGGTCAGCATCGCCTGCACCAGCACGCCGCGCACGCTGTTGGAATGAAGATATTTCGCCACCTCGGCGAGCTCGAAACTATGCGCCGTGGTGAGCGAGAGCAGTATGTTGTCTTCCGTCGCCGCCGCCTGAAGCTCGAAGTTGAACTTGCGGCAAAAGCGCTTGCGCAATGCGAGGCCGAAGGCGCGATTGATGCGCCCGCCGAAGGGCGAATGCACGACGAGCTGCATTCCGCCCGCCTCGTCGAAAAAGCGTTCCAGCACGAGGCAATCCTGCGTCGGCAGCACGCCGCCGAAGGCGCCGAGCGCTCCGGCGAGATAGTCGACCAGCTGCTCCGCGGCGGGCGGCGCGACGCCGACCTCCTCCATCAGCCAGCGTTGCGCCTCGCCGCCGCCGGGGTCTCGGCGCAGACGCTCGGCGATCTCGCCGCGTAGGCGCGAGACGGAGAGGGACAGCTCGTCCGCGCGCGCCGGCGCCTCGCCGAGCCAGAAGGGAATGGTCGGCGGCTGGCCCTGCGCATCCTCGACGCGCAAGGTCCCGCGCTCGACGCGCTGCACGCGATAGGAGGCGTTGCCGAGCTGGAAAATGTCGCCGGCCATGCTCTCCACGGCGAAATCCTCATGCACCGTGCCGACAATGTGATTCTCCGGCTCCAGCAGCACTTGATAATCGGCGGTCTCGGGGATGGCGCCGCCGGAGGTGAGCGCCGTCATGCGTGCGCCGCGCCGCTCGCGCAGAATGTGATTCACCGCATCATGATGCAGCAGCGCGCCGCGCCTGCCGCGCCGCGTCGCATAGCCCTCGGCGAGCATTTTCACCACATCGTCGAATTCGGCGCGCTCCAATGCGCGATAGGGCCAGGCGCGCTTGAAACGCTCGAAGAGCTCGGCCTCGCCCCATTCCTGCGCCGCCACCTCGGCGACGATCTGCTGGGCGAGCACGTCGAGCGGGCGATGCGGAATGGCGAGCCGGTCCAGCTCGCCGCGCCGCACGCTGTCGAGTAGCGCCGCGCATTCGACGAGATCGTCGCGCGACAAGGGAAACAGCCGCCCCTTGGGCAGGCCGCCGACGACATGGCCGGAGCGCCCGACGCGCTGCAGAAAGCTCGCTATGGAGCGCGGCGAGGCGATCTGGCAGACCAGCGTTACATCGCCGATATCGATGCCGAGCTCCAATGAGGCGGTCGCCACCAAGGCTTTGAGCTCGCCGCGCTTCAGCCGCTGCTCGGCGAGCAGGCGATGCTCCTTCGCCATGCTGCCGTGATGCGAGGTGACGGCCTCCTCGCCGAGACGATCCGACAATTCCCGCGCGATGCGCTCGGCGAGGCGGCGCGTGTTCACGAAGACCAGAGTGGTGCGATGCTCGGCGATCAGCTCGGCGAGCCGGTCGTAGACCTGAGCCCAGACCTCCGCCGACATCACCGCCTCGAGCGGCGCGCCGGGAACCTCTATGGCGAGATCGCGGGCGCGGTGATGGCCGGAATCGACGATTCCCGGCTCGCGCGCCGGCGCCGCCTGCGATCCCGCGCCGACGAGAAAATGCGCCACCGAGGAAATGGGGTTCTGCGTGGCGGAGAGGCCGATGCGTTGCAATCCGTCGCCGCAGAGCGCGGCGAGCCGCTCCAGCGAGAGCGAAAGATGCGCCCCGCGCTTATTGGGCGCGACGGCGTGAATCTCGTCCACGATGATGGCGCGCGTCGTCGCGAGCGCCTTGCGGCCCGACTCGGAGCCGAGCAGCACATAGAGCGATTCGGGCGTCGTCACGAGAATATGCGGCGGGCGCTTGCGCATTCGCTCGCGCTCGGCGGTGGGCGTGTCGCCGGTGCGCACGACCACGCGAATATCGACGTCCGGCAGCTCGGCCTGCCTCAGCTTCTCCCGCACCCCGGCGAGCGGAGCCTCGAGGTTGCGGCTGACGTCGTTGGACAGCGCCTTGAGCGGCGAGACATAGACGACGCGCGTCTCGTCCGGCAGAGTCCCGGCGAGGCCCTGGCGGATGAGATCGTCGATCGCCGCCAGAAAAGCCGCCAGCGTCTTGCCGGAGCCGGTGGGCGCGGCGATCAGGATATTTCGGCCGGATTTGATTTGGGGCCAAGCTTCCGCTTGCGCCGGCGTCGCATTGCGGAAATGATCGGCGAACCATGCCGTAACCGCCGGATGAAAAAGGTGCGACAGATGCATGGCCGTGAGGAGAGGAGAGAGCCCCGTGGAGAGAGCAGGCTAGCGGCGATCGGACCGCGCGCCAACCATGAGATTTGGGAATTTCGCGGCGCCGCGACAAGCTCGCGGCGGCTTCAGCCACATTTCTGGCCGGACGGGAGGCGGCCGCTCAGGGCGAGCGGACGGCCCGCCATTGCGCCGAGAGGATGTTCATGCGCAGCAAATTCATCGATACGTCGTCGTTCCTCTATGCCGGCTTCGCCATTCTCGCGGCGTCCTTGTTCGCCGCTTTCGCTTTCGTCGGCAAGCAGGCGACCGACTATCGCGACGTGCGGCAGCTCATCGGCGAGAAGCGGATTCATCACAACATACTCGATCGGCTCCAGGAGGCCGAATCCGCGGAGCGCGGCTATCTGCTGACCAATGACGCGGCCTATCTCGCGCCCTTCGACGCCGCCAAGGCCCGCGTGAACGCCGATTTCGACGCGCTGCTGCGCGCGAGCGAGCCGGGCGAGGATCGCAATGCGCTGGAGGCGCAGCGCGTGATCGCCAATGAGAAGCTCGCCGAAATGACCAAGAATGTGGAGCTGCAGGCGGCCGGCCGGCATGAGGACGCCGTGGCCATCGTGCGCGCCGGCTCCGGCAGGGCCTTCATGGAGCAGCTGCGCGTCGGCCTCGACGACAAGACGTCTCGCCAGCAGCAGCTGATCGACGCACAATCGCGCGGCGTGGAGACGAATGGCTCGCTGCTGCGCGCCGGCGCGGCGCTCGCCATCTCCATCACCATTCTCATCGGCGCGGCGACCATCGCCGTGCTGCGCGGACGGCTCGAGGAGATCGCGGCGGCGCAATCGGAGCTGCGCGACGTCAACGCCGCGCTCTCCACCGAGGCGGCGCAGCGCGAGCAGCTCGCCGAGCAATTGCGCCAATCGCAGAAGATGGAGGCGATCGGCCAGCTCACCGGCGGCCTCGCGCATGATTTCAACAATATGCTCGCCGTCGTCATCGGCAGCGTCAATCTCGCCAAGCGGCGCCTCTCCACCGATCCGGCGGAGACGCTGCGCTATCTCGACAGCGCGCTGGAAGGCGCCGAGCATGCGGCGACGCTGACGCATCGTCTGCTCGCCTTCTCGCGGCGCCAGCCCCTCGCGCCCGAGCCGATCGACCCCAATAAGATGGTCTCGTCCATGGCCGAGATGCTTCGCCGCACGCTGGGCGAGGATGTGCGGCTGGAGGCGGTCTTCGCCGGCGGCCTGTGGCGCGCCTATGCGGACCCAAGCCAGCTCGAGACGACGATCCTCAATCTCGCGCTCAATGCGCGCGACGCCATGCCCCAAGGCGGGGCGCTCACCATAGAGACGAGCAACGCCTATCTCGACGAGGAATATGCCGCGCGCGAGGTGGGCATACCGTCCGGCCAATATGTGCTGATCGCCGTCACCGACACCGGAACCGGCATGAGCCGCGAGACGGTCGCGCGCGCCTTCGATCCTTTCTTCACCACCAAGCCCGCCGGGCGCGGCACCGGGCTCGGATTGAGCCAGGTCTATGGCTTCGTGCGCCAGTCGGGCGGGCATGTCCGCATCTATTCGGAGCAGGGGCTCGGCACCACGGTCAAGCTCTATCTGCCGCGCCATCACGGCCCCGCCAGCGCGACGACCACATCCACGCCGCCTGCGCGCACCGCGCCGCGCAGCGAGAAGAGCGAGACGATCCTCATCGTCGAGGACGATACGCGCGTGCGTGATCTCACCGCCGACACGCTCGCCGAGCTCGGCTATAGCGTGCTGGCGGCAGAGAGCGCCGCCGCCGCGCTGCGCCAGCTCGAGGTCAATCCGAATATTTCGCTGCTGTTCACCGATGTGGTGATGCCCGACACCAATGGCCGCAAGCTCGCCGAGGAGGCGTGGAGGCGTCGGCCCGATCTGAAGATACTCTTCACCACCGGCTACACGCCCAACGCCGTCGTCCACAATGGCGTGCTGGACCCCGGCGTCGAGCTGATCGTGAAGCCCTATTCCATCGATCGGCTGGGGCGCAAGGTGCGCGACGTTCTAGACGGCGCGCGCGCCGTTCCGCCGGAGACGAAGACGAGCCGGCGCAAGGTCATGATCGTCGATGACGACGCGGCCGTGTGCGAGGCCATGGCGGAGCTGCTGCGTCTCGAGAATTACGAGGTCGGCGTCGCCAGCGACGGAATGCGCGCGCTCGAGCTGGCGCAGAGCTTCAAGCCCGATGTCGCTCTGCTCGATCTCGGCCTTCCGATCATGGACGGCTATGAGACGGCGCGCCGGCTGCGCGCCGCGCCGGAAGGGCGGGATCTTCTCCTCATCGCCTCCACCGGCTCCGGCGGCGATGATGTGCGGCGTCTCTGCGAGGCCGCCGGATTCGATTTCCATCTCGTCAAGCCGATCGATCTCGACGCGCTGAAGGCTCTGATCGACGGCCAAAAGCCGCACCCCTCTCGCGCCACATGAGGCGCTCCCCCATATAGAGGCGCCGAAGGAACAGCGCATGGTCAGCGCCAATGCATGCGACGCCCGCACAGCTGAAGATGATCGTCGAATCCG
This window harbors:
- a CDS encoding response regulator, which produces MRSKFIDTSSFLYAGFAILAASLFAAFAFVGKQATDYRDVRQLIGEKRIHHNILDRLQEAESAERGYLLTNDAAYLAPFDAAKARVNADFDALLRASEPGEDRNALEAQRVIANEKLAEMTKNVELQAAGRHEDAVAIVRAGSGRAFMEQLRVGLDDKTSRQQQLIDAQSRGVETNGSLLRAGAALAISITILIGAATIAVLRGRLEEIAAAQSELRDVNAALSTEAAQREQLAEQLRQSQKMEAIGQLTGGLAHDFNNMLAVVIGSVNLAKRRLSTDPAETLRYLDSALEGAEHAATLTHRLLAFSRRQPLAPEPIDPNKMVSSMAEMLRRTLGEDVRLEAVFAGGLWRAYADPSQLETTILNLALNARDAMPQGGALTIETSNAYLDEEYAAREVGIPSGQYVLIAVTDTGTGMSRETVARAFDPFFTTKPAGRGTGLGLSQVYGFVRQSGGHVRIYSEQGLGTTVKLYLPRHHGPASATTTSTPPARTAPRSEKSETILIVEDDTRVRDLTADTLAELGYSVLAAESAAAALRQLEVNPNISLLFTDVVMPDTNGRKLAEEAWRRRPDLKILFTTGYTPNAVVHNGVLDPGVELIVKPYSIDRLGRKVRDVLDGARAVPPETKTSRRKVMIVDDDAAVCEAMAELLRLENYEVGVASDGMRALELAQSFKPDVALLDLGLPIMDGYETARRLRAAPEGRDLLLIASTGSGGDDVRRLCEAAGFDFHLVKPIDLDALKALIDGQKPHPSRAT
- a CDS encoding DUF190 domain-containing protein, yielding MQLPRDATLLRIFIGEDEKFEGRPLHEAIVRTARALHLAGATVLRGPAGFGHSSRMRTTKILSLSEDLPIVIEIVDEEEKIDAFLPTLDAMMSGGLVTLEKVRVMRYGEKM
- a CDS encoding DEAD/DEAH box helicase codes for the protein MHLSHLFHPAVTAWFADHFRNATPAQAEAWPQIKSGRNILIAAPTGSGKTLAAFLAAIDDLIRQGLAGTLPDETRVVYVSPLKALSNDVSRNLEAPLAGVREKLRQAELPDVDIRVVVRTGDTPTAERERMRKRPPHILVTTPESLYVLLGSESGRKALATTRAIIVDEIHAVAPNKRGAHLSLSLERLAALCGDGLQRIGLSATQNPISSVAHFLVGAGSQAAPAREPGIVDSGHHRARDLAIEVPGAPLEAVMSAEVWAQVYDRLAELIAEHRTTLVFVNTRRLAERIARELSDRLGEEAVTSHHGSMAKEHRLLAEQRLKRGELKALVATASLELGIDIGDVTLVCQIASPRSIASFLQRVGRSGHVVGGLPKGRLFPLSRDDLVECAALLDSVRRGELDRLAIPHRPLDVLAQQIVAEVAAQEWGEAELFERFKRAWPYRALERAEFDDVVKMLAEGYATRRGRRGALLHHDAVNHILRERRGARMTALTSGGAIPETADYQVLLEPENHIVGTVHEDFAVESMAGDIFQLGNASYRVQRVERGTLRVEDAQGQPPTIPFWLGEAPARADELSLSVSRLRGEIAERLRRDPGGGEAQRWLMEEVGVAPPAAEQLVDYLAGALGAFGGVLPTQDCLVLERFFDEAGGMQLVVHSPFGGRINRAFGLALRKRFCRKFNFELQAAATEDNILLSLTTAHSFELAEVAKYLHSNSVRGVLVQAMLTAPMFMTRWRWTAGISLALPRFQGGKKTPPQFLRMQAEDLVAAVFPDQIACAENLAGEREVPDHPLTNQTIWDCLHEAMDIDGLERLLRRMESGEVRVVACDLTQPSPLALEVLSARPYAFLDDAPLEERRAQAVMARRWQDPQSASDLGRLDAEAIERVKSEAWPEPIDPEELHDALLWIGCLTEAEVAAAPDWAAWLEALARQKRATRFETGAASFWVAAERLTQFHALWPKARLAPKISPPESEAPALWSAEQALIEILRGRLEGLGPVTQTGLAAALGLEPTSLTTALVALEAEGTIMRGRFLPGANDEQWCDRRLLARIHHYTIKRLRAEIEPVAARDFLRFLFDWQHVAEEARLKGPEALTAALSGLEGYEAPAGAWETEILPARLSDYETGYLDSLCLSGRIAWARLTPPAAAKGARMVSPIKSSPIALLERRRLADWTSIATPAEPPALSGRAQLALETLRAEGALFFEELVDASRLLRSELETALGELAALGLVTSDSFGGLRALLVPSEKRKPFDGARRRGKVLSFGMESAGRWSLIRRAYAAPGSQARHACVEHIAQALLRRYGVVFWRLLAREGGWLPPWRDLLRVYRRLEARGEIRGGRFVAGFSGEQYALPDAVGLLREIRRRPADGRYVSLSAADPLNLIGVLTPGGKLAALTGNRLLYRDGLPIAALAGGKIEFLTNVDEATRWEAEKRLIRSAARGQLADLA